The Geobacillus stearothermophilus ATCC 12980 genome contains a region encoding:
- the flhA gene encoding flagellar biosynthesis protein FlhA, whose product MQAQFKDLSVLIMVVLIVAMLVIPLPTWLLSVLIIINISLALLVLLTAMNTKEPLQFSVFPSLLLVLTLFRLGLNVSTTRSILSKGEAGGVVETFGTFVVGGDVVVGFVVFLILVIIQFIVITKGAERVSEVAARFTLDAMPGKQMSIDADLNAGMISEQEARERREKIAQEADFYGAMDGASKFVKGDAIAGIIIVIINMLFGMVIGVVEQGMDMAEAAKHYTLLTVGDGIVSQIPALLISTATGIIVTRAASDSNLSGDIMRQLFAFPKMLYVTAGTIFLLGLFTPINDALTMSIAGLLAFGGYRFVEQQKQGEAAAVQPDEEIAAADELKSPESVIQLLHVDPIEFEFGYALIPLADAAQGGDLLDRIVMIRRQLALELGIVVPVVRIRDNIQLQPNEYRVKIKGEEVARGELLLDHYLAMSPGIDDGSVEGIDTVEPAFGLPAKWISEAAKDRAEMLGYTVVDPPSVVSTHLTEVLKAHAHELLGRQETKQLIDHLKESHPVLVEDVTPNPLPVGDVQKVLAKLLKENVSIRNLPLIFEALADFARLTADTDLLTEYVRQALARQITKQYAVPGEPLRVITLSGKAEKTIADAVQQTEHGRYLALDPARAQALVEAVAAALDRHPFAGQTPILLCSPAVRMYVRQLTERHFPSIPVLSYNELEADVEVQSVGMVEIE is encoded by the coding sequence ATGCAAGCGCAGTTCAAAGATTTATCCGTGTTAATTATGGTTGTGCTCATCGTCGCCATGCTCGTCATTCCATTGCCGACATGGCTGCTGAGCGTTTTGATCATCATCAACATTTCCCTCGCCTTGCTCGTTTTGCTGACGGCGATGAACACGAAAGAGCCGCTTCAGTTTTCCGTTTTTCCGTCATTGCTGTTAGTGCTGACGTTGTTCCGGCTCGGGTTGAATGTCTCGACAACCCGTTCGATCTTAAGCAAGGGGGAAGCGGGCGGCGTCGTTGAGACGTTTGGGACGTTCGTCGTCGGCGGCGATGTCGTCGTCGGGTTTGTCGTGTTTTTGATTTTGGTCATTATTCAGTTCATTGTGATCACAAAAGGGGCGGAGCGTGTCTCGGAAGTGGCGGCCCGCTTTACGCTCGATGCGATGCCGGGCAAACAGATGAGCATTGACGCTGATTTGAACGCCGGCATGATCTCGGAGCAGGAAGCGCGCGAGCGGCGGGAAAAAATCGCCCAAGAGGCCGATTTTTACGGTGCGATGGACGGAGCGAGCAAATTTGTAAAAGGCGACGCCATCGCCGGCATTATTATCGTGATCATCAATATGCTGTTTGGCATGGTGATCGGCGTTGTTGAGCAAGGAATGGACATGGCGGAGGCGGCGAAGCACTATACGTTGTTGACGGTCGGCGACGGAATCGTCAGCCAGATTCCGGCGCTGTTGATTTCGACCGCGACCGGCATCATCGTCACGCGTGCGGCGTCTGACAGCAATTTAAGCGGCGACATTATGCGTCAGTTATTTGCGTTTCCGAAAATGTTGTACGTCACGGCGGGAACGATTTTCCTGCTCGGCTTGTTTACCCCGATCAACGATGCGTTGACAATGTCGATCGCCGGGCTGCTGGCATTTGGCGGCTATCGATTTGTCGAGCAGCAAAAACAGGGGGAAGCGGCTGCCGTCCAGCCGGATGAAGAAATAGCGGCGGCTGACGAATTAAAAAGTCCGGAGAGCGTGATTCAACTATTGCATGTCGACCCGATCGAGTTCGAGTTCGGTTACGCGCTTATTCCGCTTGCGGATGCCGCCCAAGGCGGCGACCTGCTTGACCGGATCGTTATGATCCGCCGTCAGCTCGCGCTTGAGCTCGGCATCGTCGTTCCGGTTGTGCGCATCCGCGACAACATCCAGCTTCAGCCGAACGAATACCGAGTGAAAATTAAAGGCGAAGAGGTGGCGCGCGGCGAGCTGCTGCTTGACCATTATTTGGCGATGAGCCCCGGGATTGATGACGGATCGGTCGAAGGGATTGACACGGTTGAACCGGCGTTTGGCCTGCCGGCGAAGTGGATCTCCGAGGCGGCCAAAGACCGCGCGGAAATGCTCGGCTATACGGTGGTCGATCCGCCGTCGGTCGTTTCGACGCATTTGACGGAAGTGCTCAAGGCCCACGCCCATGAACTGCTTGGGCGCCAAGAAACGAAACAGTTGATCGATCATTTGAAAGAGTCGCACCCCGTGCTGGTTGAGGATGTCACACCGAATCCGCTGCCGGTCGGGGATGTCCAAAAAGTGCTTGCCAAGCTGCTGAAAGAGAACGTGTCGATCCGCAATTTGCCGCTTATCTTTGAGGCGCTTGCCGACTTTGCCCGCCTGACCGCCGACACCGACTTGTTGACGGAATACGTCCGCCAGGCGCTGGCGCGGCAAATCACGAAGCAGTACGCCGTGCCGGGCGAACCGCTGCGTGTCATTACGCTTTCGGGCAAGGCGGAAAAAACGATTGCCGATGCGGTGCAGCAAACGGAGCACGGACGCTATTTGGCGCTTGATCCGGCGCGGGCGCAGGCGCTTGTCGAGGCGGTGGCGGCGGCGCTCGACCGCCACCCGTTCGCCGGCCAAACGCCGATCTTGCTCTGTTCTCCGGCGGTGCGCATGTATGTCCGGCAGCTGACGGAGCGCCATTTTCCGTCAATCCCGGTGCTGTCGTACAACGAGCTCGAAGCTGACGTCGAAGTTCAAAGCGTGGGGATGGTGGAAATCGAATGA
- the flhF gene encoding flagellar biosynthesis protein FlhF: protein MKVKKFVAPSMNEAMKMVRAELGRDAVILHSKEIQTGGLFGLFAKKKIEVLAGIDPDPLPRRASEAKAPASSRPAGREEADGLLAAELREVKALVRQMAGRTSSLLYPPPLMDAERRLLQQGLADGYIRQVMDRLLERWYADKKERSAAAVAGWAKEAVRDLLSPLPFAETAGTKKYRLLLGPTGVGKTTTLAKMAGRAVLEHEKKVGFITTDTYRIAAIDQLKTYAHILQAPLEVCYNADDFRAAKQRLADCDVVFIDTAGRNFRNPHYVAELQQTIEFDSETETFLVFAATGKYNDMKAIYDRFSVLPIDRLIVTKLDETDTYGAVVNFLLESRVGVAYLTNGQNVPDDMVEASADRFVHLLFGADRW, encoded by the coding sequence ATGAAAGTGAAAAAATTTGTCGCCCCGTCGATGAACGAAGCGATGAAAATGGTCCGAGCCGAGCTCGGCCGCGATGCCGTCATTTTGCACTCGAAGGAGATTCAAACGGGCGGACTGTTCGGCTTGTTTGCCAAAAAGAAGATTGAGGTGTTGGCCGGCATCGATCCCGATCCACTGCCGCGCCGCGCGTCAGAGGCGAAGGCCCCCGCTTCTTCACGGCCGGCGGGGCGGGAGGAAGCGGACGGTTTGTTGGCCGCCGAGCTTCGGGAAGTGAAAGCGCTCGTCCGTCAAATGGCCGGCCGGACGTCGTCGCTGTTGTACCCGCCGCCGCTTATGGATGCGGAGCGGCGGCTGCTGCAGCAAGGCCTCGCCGATGGCTACATCCGCCAAGTGATGGACCGCCTGCTTGAGCGATGGTATGCGGACAAAAAAGAGAGATCCGCTGCTGCAGTTGCCGGCTGGGCGAAAGAAGCGGTGCGCGATCTTCTTTCGCCGCTCCCGTTCGCTGAAACGGCAGGAACGAAAAAATATCGCCTGCTGCTTGGCCCGACCGGAGTTGGAAAAACGACGACGCTTGCCAAAATGGCGGGGCGCGCGGTGCTTGAACATGAAAAAAAAGTCGGATTTATCACGACCGATACGTACCGGATCGCCGCGATCGACCAGTTGAAGACATATGCGCACATTTTGCAGGCTCCGCTCGAGGTGTGCTACAACGCCGATGACTTTCGGGCGGCTAAGCAGCGCCTGGCCGATTGCGACGTTGTGTTCATTGATACGGCCGGCCGCAATTTCCGCAACCCGCACTATGTTGCCGAGCTCCAGCAAACGATCGAGTTTGACAGCGAGACGGAAACGTTTCTCGTGTTCGCCGCCACCGGAAAATACAATGATATGAAAGCCATTTATGATCGCTTTTCCGTCCTCCCGATTGACCGGCTGATCGTGACGAAGCTTGATGAGACCGATACGTACGGCGCGGTCGTCAATTTTCTGCTCGAGAGCCGGGTTGGCGTTGCCTATTTAACGAATGGGCAAAACGTGCCGGACGATATGGTGGAAGCGTCAGCCGACCGGTTTGTCCATCTGTTGTTTGGAGCGGATCGATGGTGA
- a CDS encoding MinD/ParA family protein has translation MVRDQAERLRRALSRPRRPASPRTIAVASGKGGVGKSNLSLNLSVSLSELGFRVLLLDMDVGMGNIDILLGQSSPLTLADWFSTRLPLSDIVKSGPGQLSYIAGGTGVAQWRTLDMAGIDYFLAELQALASRYDYLIFDMGAGASEERLYFLKSVDDVFIVTTPEPTAVTDAYAMMKYMHAAGSEAPFSIIVNRTSCGQEGYGVFQRLKDAAARFLNKPIALLGIVPEDRVVARAVVSQMPFVLLDPKAKASQAVRQMAWRYAMGREGEPAPPGQIPRFFAMLRQFLLER, from the coding sequence ATGGTGAGAGACCAGGCGGAACGGCTTCGCCGCGCGTTAAGCCGTCCACGGCGTCCGGCTTCGCCGCGGACGATCGCGGTGGCGAGCGGAAAAGGCGGAGTCGGCAAATCGAACCTTTCGCTCAATCTTTCCGTATCGCTCTCTGAACTCGGGTTTCGCGTCCTGTTGCTCGATATGGACGTCGGCATGGGCAATATCGACATTTTGCTCGGTCAATCGTCGCCGCTTACATTGGCGGATTGGTTTTCCACTCGGCTGCCCCTTTCGGACATCGTCAAAAGCGGGCCGGGGCAACTATCATATATCGCCGGGGGGACGGGCGTTGCGCAATGGCGGACGTTGGATATGGCGGGCATCGACTATTTTTTGGCTGAACTGCAGGCCCTTGCCTCGCGCTATGATTATCTCATTTTTGATATGGGGGCGGGGGCATCGGAAGAGCGTCTTTATTTTTTAAAGTCGGTCGACGATGTGTTCATCGTCACGACGCCGGAACCGACTGCGGTGACGGACGCCTATGCCATGATGAAATACATGCATGCCGCCGGCAGCGAAGCGCCGTTTTCGATCATTGTCAACCGCACGAGCTGCGGGCAAGAAGGGTATGGCGTCTTTCAGCGGCTGAAAGATGCGGCGGCGCGCTTTTTAAACAAACCGATTGCCCTGCTCGGCATTGTGCCGGAAGACCGGGTTGTCGCCCGCGCGGTCGTCAGCCAGATGCCGTTTGTCCTGCTTGACCCGAAGGCGAAGGCGAGCCAGGCTGTCCGCCAAATGGCTTGGCGCTATGCGATGGGCAGAGAGGGCGAGCCGGCGCCGCCGGGTCAAATCCCCCGCTTTTTTGCGATGCTGCGCCAATTTTTGCTAGAAAGGTAG
- a CDS encoding protein-glutamate methylesterase/protein-glutamine glutaminase, giving the protein MKTIKVLVVDDSAFMRKWISDFLSEHPRLEVVGTARNGQEALDKIALLRPDVVTLDVEMPVMNGLETLRRIMHKQPLPVVMVSSTTREGAENTITAMQYGAVDFVAKPSGTISLDLYKVKDELIRKVLHASEANVRALAAHRPALAARRPPAQTAHSQKTVVAIGTSTGGPRALETVLAQLTPDFAAPVVIVQHMPKGFTKSLADRLNALAAITIKEAEDGELLRNGTAYIAPGGVHLIVREEGGALKARFDESPPRAGHRPAVDVLFESLAAIRRCRKIAVIMTGMGSDGTAGVKKLKESGNTKAIAEARETAVIFGMPRAAIEAGVVDVIVPLDSIAAAIVQLIGE; this is encoded by the coding sequence ATGAAGACGATCAAGGTGCTTGTCGTCGATGACTCGGCGTTTATGCGCAAATGGATCAGCGACTTTTTGTCCGAGCACCCACGCCTCGAAGTCGTCGGGACGGCTCGCAATGGCCAAGAGGCGCTCGACAAAATCGCCCTCTTGCGCCCGGATGTCGTCACGCTTGATGTCGAAATGCCGGTTATGAATGGGCTCGAAACGTTGCGGCGCATCATGCACAAGCAGCCGCTGCCGGTCGTCATGGTGTCGAGCACGACGAGGGAAGGGGCGGAAAACACGATCACCGCCATGCAATACGGGGCGGTGGATTTTGTCGCCAAGCCGTCTGGCACGATTTCGCTTGATTTATACAAAGTAAAAGATGAGCTGATCCGCAAAGTGCTGCACGCAAGCGAGGCGAATGTAAGGGCGCTCGCCGCCCACCGCCCGGCGCTTGCCGCCCGGCGCCCGCCGGCCCAAACGGCGCACAGCCAAAAAACGGTCGTCGCCATCGGCACGTCGACAGGCGGTCCGCGCGCCTTGGAAACGGTGTTGGCGCAGCTGACTCCTGATTTTGCCGCTCCGGTCGTCATCGTTCAGCATATGCCGAAAGGGTTTACGAAATCGCTTGCCGACCGGCTCAACGCACTGGCGGCGATCACGATCAAAGAGGCGGAAGACGGGGAACTGTTGCGAAATGGCACCGCCTATATCGCCCCGGGCGGCGTCCATCTCATCGTTCGCGAAGAAGGCGGCGCACTTAAAGCCCGTTTCGACGAATCGCCGCCGCGCGCCGGCCATCGTCCGGCTGTTGACGTGTTGTTCGAGTCGCTCGCTGCCATTCGCCGCTGTCGGAAAATCGCGGTGATCATGACCGGGATGGGAAGCGACGGAACAGCGGGGGTGAAAAAGCTGAAGGAAAGCGGGAACACAAAAGCGATCGCGGAAGCGCGCGAGACAGCCGTTATCTTTGGGATGCCAAGAGCGGCGATCGAGGCTGGCGTCGTTGATGTCATCGTTCCGCTTGACAGCATCGCCGCTGCCATCGTCCAATTGATCGGGGAGTGA
- a CDS encoding chemotaxis protein CheA, whose protein sequence is MDMSQYLDLFIDESKEHLQAINERLLELEKTPEDMSVVNDIFRSAHTLKGMSATMGFEDLANLTHQMENVLDGIRNRRLSVTPELLDVIFEAVDHLEAMISSIAAGGDGTRDVRRTVEQLKRIEQGEMPNKQAAREEPPLEHAYGEFEYYVLEQAKEQGFSVYEIRVRLRDDCLLKAARVYMVFEQLNEVGEIVKAMPPVEMLEEEQFDREFLVTVVSKAPADELQKRLMGISEIDDVKVSMLSSNEPSAESEKASAPQQPAAMEQAEAVQAEAEAPEKQTAKQATKTIRVNIERLDMLMNLFEELVVDRGRLEQISRELNHAELTETVERMSRISSDLQTIILNMRMVPVETVFNRFPRMVRQLARELGKKVRLDVIGAETELDRTVIDEIGDPLVHLLRNALDHGIEAPDVRAARGKPEEGTIQLRAYHSGNHVFIEIEDDGAGISREKVLKKAISRGIVSPEEAEHLTDEQVYELIFAPGFSTADHISDISGRGVGLDVVKSTIESLGGTVAVDSRPGQGSLFSIQLPLTLSIISVLLVQIAAETYAIPLSSIMETALIRKEDVFYVHNQPVIDFRGKVVPLVRLKDVFAVPGASDDSETVPAVIVRKGEKLAALAVDSFIGQQEVVLKSLGNYLSSVFAISGATILGDGRVALIIDCNALVK, encoded by the coding sequence ATGGACATGAGCCAATATTTGGATTTATTTATTGATGAAAGCAAAGAGCATTTGCAGGCGATCAACGAGCGGCTGTTGGAACTTGAAAAAACTCCGGAGGACATGTCTGTGGTGAATGATATTTTCCGTTCGGCCCATACGTTGAAAGGCATGTCCGCCACGATGGGGTTTGAAGATTTAGCCAATTTGACGCACCAAATGGAAAACGTGCTCGATGGCATCCGCAATCGGCGGCTTTCTGTTACCCCGGAATTGCTTGACGTCATTTTTGAGGCCGTCGACCATTTGGAGGCGATGATCAGTTCCATCGCTGCAGGCGGCGACGGAACGCGCGATGTAAGGAGAACAGTCGAACAGCTGAAACGAATCGAGCAAGGGGAGATGCCGAACAAGCAGGCAGCAAGAGAAGAACCGCCCCTTGAACATGCGTATGGGGAATTTGAATACTATGTGCTCGAGCAGGCGAAGGAGCAGGGATTTTCCGTCTACGAAATCCGCGTTCGGCTTCGCGATGATTGCTTGTTGAAAGCAGCGCGCGTCTATATGGTGTTTGAACAGCTGAATGAAGTCGGAGAAATTGTGAAAGCAATGCCGCCGGTCGAGATGCTGGAGGAAGAACAGTTTGACCGGGAGTTTCTCGTTACGGTCGTATCCAAAGCGCCAGCCGATGAGTTGCAAAAGCGGCTGATGGGCATTTCGGAAATTGATGACGTCAAGGTGTCTATGCTATCGAGCAATGAACCGTCGGCAGAAAGCGAGAAAGCGTCTGCGCCCCAACAACCGGCCGCTATGGAGCAGGCGGAGGCCGTTCAGGCCGAAGCGGAGGCGCCGGAAAAACAAACAGCGAAACAGGCGACGAAAACGATCCGCGTCAATATTGAACGGCTCGATATGCTGATGAACTTATTTGAAGAGCTTGTCGTCGACCGCGGGCGGCTTGAGCAAATTTCCCGCGAGCTGAACCATGCCGAATTGACGGAAACGGTCGAGCGGATGTCTCGCATCTCGAGTGATTTGCAGACGATCATTTTAAATATGCGCATGGTGCCGGTGGAAACGGTGTTTAACCGCTTTCCGCGCATGGTGCGCCAGCTCGCCCGCGAGCTCGGCAAAAAAGTGCGTCTTGATGTGATCGGGGCGGAAACGGAGCTTGACCGGACGGTCATTGATGAAATCGGCGATCCGCTTGTCCATTTGCTCCGCAATGCGCTTGATCATGGCATTGAAGCGCCGGACGTCCGGGCGGCGCGCGGAAAGCCGGAGGAAGGGACGATCCAATTGCGCGCCTACCATAGCGGCAACCATGTCTTTATTGAAATCGAGGATGATGGCGCCGGTATTTCTAGGGAAAAAGTGCTGAAAAAGGCGATCAGCCGCGGCATCGTTTCGCCCGAGGAGGCTGAGCATTTAACCGATGAGCAAGTGTATGAGCTTATTTTTGCTCCCGGGTTTTCCACTGCCGATCATATTTCCGACATTTCCGGGCGCGGCGTCGGCTTAGATGTCGTCAAAAGCACCATCGAGTCGCTCGGCGGCACGGTGGCCGTCGATTCCCGTCCTGGCCAAGGGTCGCTGTTTTCCATTCAGCTGCCGCTCACGTTGTCGATCATTTCGGTGCTGCTTGTGCAAATTGCGGCGGAAACGTATGCCATCCCGCTGTCATCGATTATGGAGACGGCGCTCATTAGGAAAGAAGACGTGTTCTATGTCCATAACCAGCCGGTCATCGATTTCCGCGGCAAAGTTGTGCCGCTCGTCCGGCTGAAGGACGTGTTCGCTGTGCCGGGCGCGTCGGATGACAGCGAGACGGTGCCGGCTGTCATCGTGCGAAAAGGGGAAAAGCTGGCGGCGTTGGCGGTCGACTCGTTTATCGGCCAGCAAGAAGTCGTGTTGAAGTCGCTCGGCAACTATTTATCTTCTGTTTTCGCCATTTCAGGGGCGACGATTTTGGGAGACGGCCGGGTGGCGCTCATTATTGACTGCAACGCGCTTGTCAAATAG
- a CDS encoding chemotaxis protein CheW: MSMSVQTDWKVIAFRLQEEEYALPVQYVRSIEKIQPITRVPGTAPYVKGVINLRGVVTPIIDLRERFGFAPEPYWEQTRMIIAAFGDIEVGLIVDAANDVLDIPAASIDPPEAIGAIGAAYICGVAKVEKRLLILLDLASVLSE, encoded by the coding sequence ATGAGCATGAGCGTGCAGACGGATTGGAAAGTGATTGCATTTCGCCTGCAAGAGGAAGAATATGCCTTGCCGGTGCAATACGTTCGTTCCATTGAAAAAATACAGCCGATTACGCGCGTGCCGGGAACGGCTCCTTATGTCAAAGGAGTCATCAACTTGCGCGGGGTCGTCACGCCGATTATCGATTTGCGCGAGCGGTTCGGGTTTGCGCCCGAACCATACTGGGAGCAGACGCGGATGATTATCGCCGCCTTTGGGGATATCGAAGTCGGGTTGATCGTCGATGCGGCCAACGATGTTCTCGATATTCCGGCAGCGAGCATTGATCCGCCCGAGGCGATCGGCGCCATAGGGGCTGCTTACATTTGCGGAGTGGCGAAAGTCGAGAAGCGTCTCCTCATTTTGCTCGATTTGGCAAGTGTCTTAAGTGAATAA
- a CDS encoding chemotaxis protein CheC encodes MDDIRNLTGTHIDILREMGNIGAGNAATALSMLLNKKIEMAVPRVQIATFAEMMELIGGPEQVVACVYLRVEGEAPGNMFFVLPPDQAEKFVRRMTGDGSFSFQGEAHELGRSALQELGNILAGSYLSALADFTRLNLHPSVPALAIDMIGAVLSFGLLELSRVGDCAILIDTAIYDDRRPNESINGHFFLLPDPESFSIIFRALGVEG; translated from the coding sequence TTGGACGACATTCGCAACTTAACAGGGACACACATTGATATTTTGCGCGAAATGGGCAACATCGGGGCCGGCAACGCGGCGACCGCTTTGTCCATGCTGCTCAACAAAAAAATCGAAATGGCTGTGCCGCGCGTCCAAATTGCGACATTTGCCGAGATGATGGAGCTGATCGGCGGTCCGGAGCAAGTGGTGGCATGCGTCTATTTGCGCGTCGAAGGCGAAGCGCCGGGAAACATGTTTTTCGTGCTGCCGCCGGACCAGGCCGAGAAGTTTGTCCGCCGAATGACGGGCGATGGCTCGTTTTCGTTCCAAGGCGAAGCCCATGAGCTCGGGCGGTCGGCGCTGCAGGAACTTGGCAACATTTTGGCCGGCTCATACTTGTCGGCGCTCGCCGATTTCACCCGGTTAAACTTGCATCCGTCCGTGCCGGCGCTGGCGATCGATATGATCGGAGCGGTGCTGTCGTTTGGCTTGCTTGAGCTGTCGCGCGTCGGCGATTGCGCCATTTTGATCGATACAGCTATTTACGATGACCGGCGGCCAAATGAGAGCATTAACGGCCATTTCTTCCTTCTTCCTGACCCAGAATCATTTTCCATTATTTTTCGAGCGTTAGGTGTGGAGGGGTGA
- a CDS encoding chemotaxis protein CheD, protein MKTAEAVKVGIAEMEVVVAPNVIRTCGLGSCVGVVIYDSGKAVAGMAHVMLPHSSMARGGVVNAAKYADTAVEALCKLVLAAGGRKGMLKAKLAGGAQMFSFSAAGGDMMRIGARNVEEVKRQLERLHIPIVAEDVGGHSGRTIEFNPQTGVLAIRTACQDIKEI, encoded by the coding sequence ATGAAGACGGCAGAAGCAGTGAAGGTTGGCATTGCCGAAATGGAAGTTGTCGTGGCGCCGAACGTCATCCGCACATGCGGGCTCGGGTCGTGCGTGGGCGTCGTCATTTATGACAGCGGAAAAGCGGTTGCCGGTATGGCGCACGTGATGCTGCCGCATTCATCGATGGCGCGCGGGGGAGTTGTCAATGCCGCCAAATACGCTGATACAGCGGTGGAAGCGCTTTGTAAGCTCGTCTTGGCCGCCGGAGGACGGAAGGGCATGCTCAAAGCGAAGTTGGCCGGAGGGGCGCAAATGTTCTCGTTTTCCGCAGCTGGCGGGGACATGATGCGCATCGGCGCCCGCAACGTTGAGGAAGTGAAAAGGCAGCTTGAACGGCTTCATATCCCGATTGTGGCCGAAGATGTCGGGGGCCATAGCGGCCGCACAATCGAGTTTAACCCGCAGACGGGCGTGCTGGCCATCCGCACGGCGTGCCAGGACATAAAAGAAATATGA
- a CDS encoding FliA/WhiG family RNA polymerase sigma factor yields the protein MGSALKGEERKYWDDWVNGRDRRAAEELVQRYMPLVSYHVQRLSATLPSSVPKDELISLGLLGLYDAIEKFDPSRDLKFDTYASFRIRGAILDGLRKEDWLPRSVRDKAKKIEEAAERLEQQYMRSVTAKEIAAELGMTEAEVQAAASDTFWSLWLPLGQGAAEDEDEPLAIRDDRALLPEEEAIKREMIDQLAEGIRRLNEKEQLVISLFYKEELTFTEIGSLLQLSTSRISQIHAKALWKLRRFLSGDS from the coding sequence ATGGGGAGCGCGCTAAAAGGTGAAGAACGGAAATATTGGGACGACTGGGTCAACGGCCGCGACCGCCGCGCGGCTGAAGAGCTCGTGCAGCGCTATATGCCGCTTGTTTCCTACCATGTGCAGCGGCTTTCGGCGACGCTGCCGAGTTCTGTGCCAAAGGATGAGTTGATCAGTCTTGGGCTCCTCGGGTTGTACGATGCGATTGAAAAGTTTGACCCATCGCGCGATTTGAAATTCGATACGTATGCATCGTTCCGCATCCGCGGCGCGATATTGGACGGTTTGCGCAAAGAAGACTGGCTGCCGCGCAGTGTGCGCGACAAGGCGAAAAAAATCGAGGAAGCGGCCGAACGGCTGGAGCAGCAGTATATGCGATCGGTGACAGCGAAGGAAATTGCGGCTGAACTTGGCATGACGGAAGCGGAAGTGCAGGCGGCGGCCAGCGACACGTTTTGGTCGCTTTGGTTGCCGCTTGGACAAGGAGCGGCTGAAGACGAAGATGAGCCGCTGGCGATTCGGGACGACCGCGCCCTGCTCCCGGAAGAGGAAGCCATTAAGCGGGAAATGATCGACCAGTTGGCGGAAGGCATTCGACGGTTGAATGAAAAAGAGCAGCTCGTCATCAGTTTGTTTTACAAAGAAGAGCTGACGTTTACGGAAATCGGAAGTCTTTTGCAGCTGTCGACATCAAGAATTTCGCAAATTCATGCCAAAGCGCTGTGGAAATTGCGCCGCTTTTTAAGCGGGGATTCATGA
- the rpsB gene encoding 30S ribosomal protein S2, with amino-acid sequence MSVISMKQLLEAGVHFGHQTRRWNPKMKKYIFTERNGIYIIDLQKTVKKVEEAYNFVRELAANGGKILFVGTKKQAQESVKEEAERCGMFYVNQRWLGGTLTNFATIQKRIKRLREIEKMEEDGVFDVLPKKEVIGLKKEKERLEKFLGGIKDMKELPDALFVIDPRKERIAVAEARKLNIPIIGIVDTNCDPDEIDYVIPANDDAIRAVKLLTSKIADAVLEAKQGEEAAVAAE; translated from the coding sequence ATGTCAGTCATTTCAATGAAGCAATTGCTTGAAGCTGGCGTCCATTTCGGACATCAGACGCGCCGTTGGAACCCGAAAATGAAAAAATACATTTTCACGGAGCGCAACGGCATTTATATTATCGACTTGCAAAAAACGGTGAAAAAAGTCGAGGAAGCATACAACTTCGTCCGCGAACTGGCGGCGAACGGCGGCAAAATTTTGTTCGTCGGCACGAAAAAACAAGCGCAAGAATCCGTGAAAGAAGAAGCCGAACGCTGCGGCATGTTTTATGTCAACCAACGCTGGCTTGGCGGCACGCTGACAAACTTTGCAACGATCCAAAAGCGGATCAAGCGGTTGCGCGAAATTGAAAAAATGGAAGAAGATGGCGTATTTGACGTTCTTCCGAAAAAAGAAGTCATCGGTTTGAAAAAAGAAAAAGAGCGGCTTGAGAAATTTTTAGGCGGCATTAAAGACATGAAAGAACTGCCGGATGCGCTGTTTGTCATCGACCCGCGCAAAGAACGGATTGCAGTGGCGGAAGCGCGCAAGTTGAACATCCCGATCATCGGCATTGTCGACACGAACTGCGATCCGGATGAGATCGACTACGTCATTCCGGCGAACGACGACGCCATCCGCGCCGTCAAACTGTTGACGTCGAAAATCGCCGATGCGGTGCTTGAGGCGAAACAAGGCGAAGAAGCCGCTGTGGCAGCAGAGTAA